AAATCAGCTTCGCTGGCACCTTTGGTTATCATTTCGCGTTCAAAGGGAGATACGCTGCGGCCTGTAAGATTTTCTATAGTTTTTAGCATATTAGAATGGCTATGTTCTTGGAAACGTTTGTCCATACGACCAAACCTAACGTGTGAAAGGTTTTTAAGCCATTCGAAATACGAAACGGTAACACCTCCGGCGTTTAAAAATATATCGGGTACTACCCAAATACCTTTTTTTACCAAAACGGGTTCGGCTTCGGGGGTAACGGGCCCGTTGGCTGCTTCGCCGATAATTTTGGCTTTAATTCTGTCGGCATTTCCGGCATGGATAACACGTTCTATCGCTGCCGGAATTAAAATATCACATTCTAATTCTAAACAGGCAGCGCTATCGCCTATATTTTTTGCGCCCTCAAAATCTGTAATTTTGCCGGTAGCTTTGCGGTGTGCCAAAACTGCTTTAACATCTAAGCCTTTAGGGTTGTATATAGAGCCTTCGTACTCTCCAAGGCCAACTATAATAGCACCATGCTTTTCAAAAATTTCGGCAGCGTTAGAGCCTACATTGCCCAAGCCTTGTACAACTACTCGTTTGCCTTCAATGCCGGGAGTTAAGCCTAACTGTTTCATATCTTCGGCATTGCTACAAAGGGCATTAAGGCCATAAAATACACCTAAGCCGGTAGCTTCAACACGGCCACGCACGCCTCCTTGCGAGATAGGTTTACCTGTTACACAGCCGTAACCGTCAATATTATTGGGGTTAAAGGTTAAGTAAGTGTCTAAAATCCATGCCATTTCGCGGGCACCTGTGCCCATGTCGGGGGCGGGCACGTCAATGCCGGGGCCTATAAAGTTCTTTTTAATAAGTTCGGTGGTGTAGCGGCGGGTAATACGTTGCAGGGTTTCTTCGCTGTATTTGCGTGGGTTTATTTTTATACCTCCTTTCGCACCTCCAAAAGGCACATCAACGATGGCACATTTGTAGGTCATTAGTGCAGCTAAGGCCATTACTTCATCTTGGTTTACTTCTTCACTATACCGAATACCACCTTTACAGGGCTGTTTGTGGTGGCTATGCTGAACGCGGTAGGCTTCAATTACCTGATAACCGTCATCAACACGTACTGGAAAACGAACTTGCAAAATGCTGTTACAAGCTTTAATTTGGTCGAGTAAACCTTTGTGGTACGAGGTGTGGGCAGCAGCTTTATCAAAATAGTGTTCAACACCTTGATAAAAACTCATTTCGCCGGGTTTAATAACAGACATATTAATTATGAATTATGAATTGTTAGTTATGAATTATTGGGAGTTTTTCCGGATAAAAAAAGAGCAAACTATATTTGATTGCACAAAACTTTTATTTGAATATTATTTTAATTTCGGTCGTTTTGTTGTTGTTTTTTTTAATGGAATTAATGGTTCGATTGTTCTTTTTCGAGTTTTGCAATTCGGCGTTCTAACCATATTAAAAATAACACGATTCCTATAAAAATAATGGCAATAACACCAATAACTACATAAATTTTTCCGGAAGAATAGAAAAAGTCGGCCATTTCAACCTGCGAGTTTGGATTGGCTGTATTTTGTGCTTTGCCCGACATGGGTAGCAAATATCCGGATCCGGATAAAAGGAACAAAATTTTAAGCCAAATCTTATTAAAATACGTGCCGAAAAGCCTCATACTTAATAGGTTTTAAATTGACCACAAAGGTAATTATATTTTCGTTCATTTAGCTGTTAAAAGTATAGGTTTTAAAAAAGAAGTTGGTAATTTCGTGCTTTCGAGACGGATAGTTATTAGTTTTATTTTTTTGTGATGCGCATTTTTAGTTTGCCGTTTTTATTTTTACTTGTTTTCATCTTCTTTGCCCCTTCTAACAATAAAGTTCACGGGCAAAACAGCACTTATCCGGGATTTAGGGTTACTGGCTATTATAAGCATATTACTATTCCTATTGAGGTTATTCATAATTTGTTAATCATAAAACTTCGGATTAATGGCTCGCCCGAATTGCGTTTCATTTTAGATACCGGGGTTGAAAATACCGTAATAACCGAGCCTGCTATTTTGCCTTTAATTAATGTGCGCAAGGTAGAGGGGCGAAAAGTTGCTTTGACGGGAGTGGGCGAGGAATCTTTTATTGAGGCTGGTATTTCAATTAACAACCGTATTGATATTGGCAATATGATTGAGGGCAAATATTTGCAGTTGCTTATTTTACCACAGGGGCTAATTGATTTCTCGGGGGTGGTAGGGCAAACAGTATATGGTATTATTGGCCATGATTTTTTTAGAGATTTTATTGTTAAAATAGATTATGGCCAGAAAAAACTGGTGCTTATTAATCCTAAAAAATTTAAAAAAAGCCTTAAAAAATACCGGCAATTACCACTAAAAATTGCCAATGGCAAGCCATACACGCCCATTGAGGTGGTACATAGCAACGCCGATACAACTATCCATGAGATATTGATAGATACCGGTTCGAGCCATGCCCTTTCGCTTGACCCCCGCTTGGTTAGCGTGCCACAACACGCGCAGCATACCTTTTTAGGAACTGGTATGGGCGGAGATATTTATGGGTATTTAGGCCGGGTGAAAGCTTTAAATTTGCCAAATTACTCCTTTTCGCAAGTAATTACAACTTACCCCGATACGAGTGCGCTTAAACCAAGCTTTGATACGTCAAATACCTGGAACGGCATTGTAGGAGGTGAGGTGTTGCGCAGGTTTACTTTAATTTTTAACTACAACGAGGGCATATTGGCTTTAAAACCTAACGCACAAGTAAAACGGCCTTTTTCGAATAACCTCAGCGGTTTAGAGGTAGTTGCCCAAGGTGTTAATTTTAATCAGTTTATTATCCAATATATCAGGCCAAACTCGGCAGCGGCAAAGGCGGGCTTACAACAAAACGACCAAATATTAAGTATAAATGGCACCCCTTTAACATCAATAGGCGAGCTTTATTATATTTTAGACAAACGAGTAGGTAAAAAATGTTGCCTAACTATTAAACAACACCAAACACAACAACAAAAACGCATTTGCTTCGTTTTGTCCGATGAGCTATAACCAACTATTCGTTTGATTAAAGTCTTAAATTTGTAGCTCAATTCCAATTTAGTATTCCGGATAAAGGGAAAAAAAATAAAACCGAATTTACTTTTATAGCATAACCTCAAAATAACTAAACCATTTTCAACTATTTTTAATGATTACACAACTAAATGGCAATAAAATGGTTATATAAAAGCCTTTCGCACAAAAAAACTAAAATTGGCTTCTACCTCAGTTTAAATTATGGAATATATTATTAATGCATTTGATTTTTTGATGTCTGTTGATACGCATTTGGAGTTTCTGATTGCAAATTACGGCGTTTGGATATACCTAATTTTATTTTTAATAATTTTTTGTGAAACCGGATTAGTAGTAGCCCCATTTTTACCCGGAGATTCGTTGTTGTTTCCCGTGGGTGCGCTTGCCGCACTTGGTTCTATTAATTTGTGGTTTGTAGTGCCATTATTAATAGGAGCAGCCTTTTTGGGTAACCAAGTAAATTATATGATTGGCAGTTATGTGGGGCCAAAAATTTTTAAGCAAGGTAACCGATTTATTAAAAAAGAACATTTAACAAGTGCACAAGAGTTTTACAAAAAACATGGCTCAAAAGCTATAATTATTGGCCGATATTTGCCCTTGTTCAGAACGTTTGTGCCTTTTGTAGCGGGCATTAGCCTGATGGATAAAGCTAAATATACTTTTTACAATATTATTAGTGCTATTGCTTGGGTAGTATCATTAGTGCTAATGGGTTATTTATTTGGCCAAATTCCTATCGTAAAAAATAATTTTTCGATTGTTATTTTAGCTATTATTATAATAAGTTACTTGCCCTTTTTGTATGCCATTATCAATAAATTTATTGCTGCCAGACGGGCAAAAACAAGTGCAGTACAAAAGTAGGTTGCGCTGTTAAATCTGCTAATTTTATTTTGTTTCTTTAAAAAATGCCCAACAGCCAATTAGTTAATAGTTTAGCTTTTATAGATAAAACTATGGGCATAAACAATCTGTTGAGGCCTCAAACTGCTCTTTCAGATACACAAAATTATTATCAAAAATTAATACCCTTATACCGAAAATTGCACTCGCCGCAGGGCGCAATGCATTTTCCGCTTTACAATATAGGCAATTTTAAAGGGCATCATCAGGCGTTACAAGCCCAAGCCTATTTGGCCAATACTTATTTTAATACCAACAGTTTTGCCGACTATAACAATCAAAACTCTATTTTAGAATTAGGTTGCGGGCAGGGTTATAACTGTATTTGGTTAGCAAAACAAAACCCTCGGGCAAAGTTTACCGGCTTAGACATTACACCT
The sequence above is drawn from the Sphingobacteriales bacterium genome and encodes:
- a CDS encoding CcmD family protein, which encodes MSGKAQNTANPNSQVEMADFFYSSGKIYVVIGVIAIIFIGIVLFLIWLERRIAKLEKEQSNH
- a CDS encoding VTT domain-containing protein, encoding MNAFDFLMSVDTHLEFLIANYGVWIYLILFLIIFCETGLVVAPFLPGDSLLFPVGALAALGSINLWFVVPLLIGAAFLGNQVNYMIGSYVGPKIFKQGNRFIKKEHLTSAQEFYKKHGSKAIIIGRYLPLFRTFVPFVAGISLMDKAKYTFYNIISAIAWVVSLVLMGYLFGQIPIVKNNFSIVILAIIIISYLPFLYAIINKFIAARRAKTSAVQK
- a CDS encoding aspartyl protease family protein, whose translation is MRIFSLPFLFLLVFIFFAPSNNKVHGQNSTYPGFRVTGYYKHITIPIEVIHNLLIIKLRINGSPELRFILDTGVENTVITEPAILPLINVRKVEGRKVALTGVGEESFIEAGISINNRIDIGNMIEGKYLQLLILPQGLIDFSGVVGQTVYGIIGHDFFRDFIVKIDYGQKKLVLINPKKFKKSLKKYRQLPLKIANGKPYTPIEVVHSNADTTIHEILIDTGSSHALSLDPRLVSVPQHAQHTFLGTGMGGDIYGYLGRVKALNLPNYSFSQVITTYPDTSALKPSFDTSNTWNGIVGGEVLRRFTLIFNYNEGILALKPNAQVKRPFSNNLSGLEVVAQGVNFNQFIIQYIRPNSAAAKAGLQQNDQILSINGTPLTSIGELYYILDKRVGKKCCLTIKQHQTQQQKRICFVLSDEL
- a CDS encoding Glu/Leu/Phe/Val dehydrogenase — its product is MSVIKPGEMSFYQGVEHYFDKAAAHTSYHKGLLDQIKACNSILQVRFPVRVDDGYQVIEAYRVQHSHHKQPCKGGIRYSEEVNQDEVMALAALMTYKCAIVDVPFGGAKGGIKINPRKYSEETLQRITRRYTTELIKKNFIGPGIDVPAPDMGTGAREMAWILDTYLTFNPNNIDGYGCVTGKPISQGGVRGRVEATGLGVFYGLNALCSNAEDMKQLGLTPGIEGKRVVVQGLGNVGSNAAEIFEKHGAIIVGLGEYEGSIYNPKGLDVKAVLAHRKATGKITDFEGAKNIGDSAACLELECDILIPAAIERVIHAGNADRIKAKIIGEAANGPVTPEAEPVLVKKGIWVVPDIFLNAGGVTVSYFEWLKNLSHVRFGRMDKRFQEHSHSNMLKTIENLTGRSVSPFEREMITKGASEADLVYSGLEETMVNSYLQIRETFKSNAAIEAEGLRTAAFIVALEKVATSYMELGIFP